Part of the Candidatus Moraniibacteriota bacterium genome is shown below.
GGAACAGCCTAAACCAAGTGCCTTCGGGCACTCGGGGTTGCGAGGTATATGGACTCGGTTGAACGGGGTCGCACATGTTTTTTCTAGCGGAATGGTCCTGGAAAGACCAACCAGAGAGAGTGAAAGTCTCGTACGCGAAAGAAACAAACAGGCGATGCATATATCCTCAAGTAGGGCGGGGCCGGAGAAACCCCGTCTGAATCCGGGAGCACTAACTTCCAAGGCTAAATATTGCTCAAGATCGATAGTGAACAAGTACCGTGAGGGAAAGGTGAAAAGTATCCCGGTGAGGGAGATGAAATAGTTTCTGAAACCATGTCGCTAACGAAGAGTCGGAGCCTTGCCTTTACTGGTAGGGTGACGGCGTGCTTTTTGCAGAACGAGCCAACGAGTTTGCTCTACGTGGTCGCCTAAGGAACGAGAGTTCTGGAGGCGTAGTGAAAGCGAGCCTGATAAGGGCGTTTATGATCGCGTGGACAAGACCCGAAGCCGGACGAGCTACATATGAGCAGGGTGAAGCGAAGGTAAAACTTCGTGGAGGCCCGAACCCACGAGCCGTGCAACACTCGGGGATGACTTGTGTGTAGAGGAGAAATTCCAATCGAGTTCGGCGATAGCTGGTTCTCTCCGAAATAGCTTGAGGGCTAGCGTCGCGAAATTAGGGTCGGGAGGTAGAGCTACTGGATGAGAATTCGCGGGCAACCGTAGACTTTTCAACCAAACTCCGAATGCCCGATACCCGTACCGCGGCAGTCAGAAATCCGGGGCTAAGCTCGGATTTCAAAAGGGAAACAGCCCAGATCGTCATCTAAGGTCCCCAAATCTCTGTTCAGTGGAAAAGGAAGTGAAGTTTCTCGGACACCTAGGAGGTTGGCTTAGAAGCAGCCATCCTTTAAAGAGTGCGTAATAGCTCACTAGTCTAGAGACTTCGCGCCGAAAATGTAACGGGGCTAAACAGAGTACCGAAGATACGGGCTTGCAGACTTCACAAAGAAGATTTTTGGATCGGTAATTCAAGAGGCTTATATGCGAAAGACAGAGAAATTTCTGTTGGGGATGCGTGTAAGTGCGAGAATGCTTCCATGATGGAAGTTGATGCAGGTTAAAATCCTGTCCGGTCCGCCAATTTCATGTTAAGAGAAACCGCGTTTTCTCTTAACATCTTTGTGAAGTCTGTAAGCGGTAGGAGAGCGTTCCTTGTGCGCTGAAGCTCGCACCGTGAGGTGGGGTGGAGTGCAGGGAAGTGAGAATGTTGGCATGAGTAACCGCAATGTGCGTGAAATCCGCACACACCGAAAGTCCAAGGTTTCCCGGGCAACGGCGATCGTCCCGGGGTTAGTCGGTCCTAAGGCGAGGCCGAAAGGCGTAGTCGATGGCAAATCGGTTAATATTCCGATACTATAGAACGCATTCGATGGAGTGACGCATTCTAGTATTCTTCGCGCATTATTGGATTTGTGTAGAAATATTGAGGGCGTTGGGTAGGTAAATCCGCCCGACATTCTCCCAAGATATTTCTGAACGTCCGGATTTATTCGGATGAACGAAGAAAAGCAGGGTGCCAGGAAAAACTTCTAAGGTTCGTGCGTTCATAACCGTACTAAAACCGACACAGGTGGACTGGGCGAGTAGCCCAAGGTGAACGGGAGAACCTTCGTTAAGGAACTCGGCAAAAAAGCTAGGCGTACGTTTGCAATATGCCTTGCCCATCGCAAGATGGGCCGCAGCGAAAGTTTCCCAAGCGACTGTTTACCAAAAACACAGGTCTCTGCAAACCCGCAAGGGGAAGTATAGGGGCTGACGCCTGACCAGTGCTGGAACGTTAACGGGAGCGGTTCACGCCAATCCCCGAAGCGCCAGTGAACGTCGGCGATAACTATAATCGTCCTAAGGTAGCGAAATTCCTTGTCAGGTAAATTCTGACCCGCATCAAAGGCGTAACGATTTGGGAACTGTCTCAACGAAGGACCCGGTGAAATCGCAGTGACGGTAAAGATGCCGTCAACCTACAGCTAGACGAAAAGACCCCGTGGAGCTTTACTATAACTTGGTATTGAATAGGAGTTGTGGTTGCCGAGATTAGGTGGGAGGCTATGAAGTCCCGATTCTGGTCGGGATGGAGCCAACAAGTGGAATACCACCCTGCTTTGATTCTTATTCTAACCCTGGGCCGTTAGTTGGTTTCTACGATAGCTGAAGTGTGTCCTTAATGGATATGCTTTGGTTGAGTTTATCGTGTTCAAGTGTTCAATATCGTTCTAGAAATCAGCTACCGGTCCGGGGACAGTGCCTGGTGGGTAGTTTGACTGGGGCGGTCGCCTCCTAAAAGGCAACGGAGGCGTTTACTAAGGTAGGCTAGGTCCGGATGGAAATCGGACCGATAGCGCAAAAGCACAAGCCTGCTTTACTGAAAGACCTATACGTCAATCAGTCACGAAAGTGGAATTTAGTGAACCGACCATCCCTCGTAGGAGGGTGGAAGATCAACAGATAAAAGTTACCCCGGGGATAACAGGCTAATCACTCCCAAGAGTCCACATCGACGGAGTGGTTTGGCACCTCGATGTCGGCTCATCGCATCCTGGGGCTGGAGAAGGTCCCAAGGGTTTGGCTGTTCGCCAATGAAAGCGGTACGCGAGCTGGGTTCAAACCGTCGTGAGACAGGTTGGTCTCTATCTACTGTAGGCGTCATTACTTGAGAGGAGTCTTTCCTAGTACGAGAGGACCGGAAAGAACGAACCTCTGGTGTATCGGCTGTTCTGCCAAGGGCACTGTCGAGTAGCTATGTTCGGACCGGATAACTGCTGAAAGCATCTAAGCGGGAAGCCGACCTCAAGATAAGGTAGTCGTTCCAATTTATTGGGACAAAATATCCTCGGAGACTACGAGGTTGATAGGCTTCAGGTGGAAGCCCCGTGAGGGGTGGAGCCGAGAAGTACTAATATATTTACGAATCGCTCTTCATGTTCCGGTTGCCGATCAGACCGTTTTTCGAAACGGCTGACGAACTGTTTCCCACTCTCTTGTTTGTATACTGATTGAACCCAGAGTATCTGGTGTCTCTTGCCGCGAGGGTACACCTCTTCCCATTCCGAACAGAGCCGTTAAGCTCGCGCACGCCGATGGTACCTCGCACTTTTTTCGCAACTTTTTCCCGAGTTGTGCAAAGAGTGCGGGGGAGAGTAGGTCGATGCCAGGTACTGTGTGTTCAATCAAAAAACTCTCTTTCAAGAGAGTTTTTGTGTATTTTGAAGCTTGTTTACAATTTCTGTACGCTGCTATATTTTGAAGGTTTTGAGTGGCGCAAAAGAGCGTGTAGGTAGACTCTTTAGACATTGCTTCCGATTTTCTCTATACTGGAGGAAATCATTCTCTTTTCTCTATGATGGATCATCGACGTCAAAAGAAAGTCGTATTCGGCGCAATTTACGGCGTACTCTTTCTGTGTCTTGCCTACCTTGTCTATTTGCCGTTTAAGCCGCCAGAAACGTGTCTTGATGGCAAAAAGAATCAGAATGAGACAGGTATCGATTGTGGTGGTGTGTGTGGCGCGTGTATAGTTGAGCCAGTCTTGGAGGATATACAGGTGACTGAATCTGCTTGGGTGCTTGCGGGAAAAGGGAATGAATACGATGTAGTTGGGAAGATTTCCAATCCAAATAACGATTATGGCGCTTCAAGTGTGACGTATACGTTTCGTGTATTCGATGCTTCCGGCGGTGTTTTGGCGGAGAGGAGTGGTACCAGTTTCATCCTTCCAAAAGAGGAGAAGTATCTTGTTGAGACTGGACTTGCACTTTCGGGGAAGCCTTCTCGTGTCGATGTCGTGCTGAAAGAGGTGGCATGGGAGAAATTCGCAGGGTACAAGGAGCGACCAGCGCTGGATGTCTATAATAAGAGTTTTGAGCGTGCCTCTGGGACAAGTTTCGGAGTGGCGAAGGGGCTGGTGGTGAATAATAGCCCGTTTGATTTTACGAGTATCGGTATTGTTGTTGTGCTTCGTGATGGGAATAGTCATGTGGTTGCACTTCAGAAAACCGATATGCAGACGCTTCGCTCTGGCGAACAGCGTGACTTCACTCTTTTGTGGCCGGACCCGTTCCAGGGTGATGTGGAGAAGGTCGAGGTACAGACCGATGCCAATGTCTACCGTACCGATACCTTCATCCGTACCTATCTCCCTACCATGAGCCAATCATTCCAGAATTTGAACCGGTAGAAAGGAGTAGTGCGCAATGAAATTCGGAAGATTGCGTGATGTTTCCGAATATTTGGGAAGGCGAAGTTTTTACATGGATGTATGCTCCGACGATTCTTCCAGGGGGATTGGGTGTTGCTCTCGGCGGCGTATTTGTTGCTTGGGGTGGGACTCCTCACTATATATAGTCTGTCGGGCGGATTTCCGCAGCAAAATATCTTTGTGCGGCAGATGATTTTTGCAGCACTTGGAACAATTGCCTTGGTGTCGTTTCCACTCTTCGATTATCGGCATCTGTCGAAGTTGAGCACGCCACTCTATTTTCTCACAGGAGGAATTCTTACCTTCGTGTTGATTTTCGGTAGTACGATACGAGGGACGTCTGGATGGATACAGTTTTTTGGATTCCAGTTTCAGCCGGTGGAATTCTCGAAAATTGTGCTCATTATCTTCTTGGCAAGCTTTATCTCGCAGAAGCGCAGTGAATTGGGAGATTTTGTTCGACTTTTTGCTTCTTTTGTATTAACGTCGATTCTCATATTTTTAGTGTTGAAGCAACCTGACCTTGGAAGCGCATTGGTCTTGGCGGGAATTTGGTTTTTCATGGTAATCGTTTCTGGCATACGAAGACAACATCTTTTGATACTTGGTACATTTTTTGTGGTGGTAATATCTGTTGGCTGGTTCTTTCTTGCCCCATATCAGAAAGACAGAATTTCTACATTTCTTCATCCTGATCAGGATCGACAGGGAAGCGGGTACAATGTTTTTCAGGCGCTCGTTGCCGTGGGGTCTGGCGGTGTGAGTGGGAAGGGCTTGGGACATGGATCGCAATCACAGTTCCAATTCTTACCGGAGCGACATACAGACTTCATTTATGCCGTTGTGTCGGAAGAGCTTGGATTTATCGGTGCCGCATTGGTGTTATTTCTTTTTGGAGTACTTCTCTTTCGTATCGTTGGAGCAGCGCTTCTTGCGCGGGACAATTTTGGATATTTGCTTGGCATGGGAATTGCCTCTATGATATTCATACAAACGACCGTTAATATCGGTATGAATATTGGCGTTCTCCCGGTGACAGGTATACCACTTCCACTCATGAGCTATGGAGGAAGTTCGCTCATCTCAGTGTTTCTTGGTATCGCTATCGTGCAAAATATCGTCTCGAGACGAAAGGAATACGAATCTCACGAATGGTCTGGTATGTAGAATGGGAGAATATTTTGTTTCGGATTCTTGACATCGTTGCCATTTTTGAGTATACTTATTGGGTATTCATTTTTTCGGTATTCTTATGCGAGTTCTCGTTATTGTCCAGGTGATTGTCGCGCTTCTCCTCATTGTTTCGATACTTTTGCAGAGTCGCGGAGATGGTATGAGTATTTCTGCAAGTGGAGGGAATTACTATGCTAAACGAGGCTTCGAAAAATTCCTGCTCTATGCGTCAGCGGGTCTTGCCTTTTTGTTTGTTTTCCTTGCGGGGCTCAATGCGTATCTCACGCAGAAATTCTAGCTTCTTCCGATTGACTTTTGTATGAGAGCCCGCTATCGTTCCTGATGGAGGAGGGTGGCGTAATCTGTAATTCGAGCGTATTCGTGTTCCAAAGCTTCAATTTTTTTCCCTAAAGAAGTGGGGAATATTTCTTGAGACGATTGGTTTTTGGGAGAAAATGGTAGTATTTGCTCTTCTTTTTGTTGCTCTTGCCGGACTTTTCACGTGGCTGGCGATGCTCTTTTTGGCATTCACGAAGCCGGTACCGACCGAGGGAGGGGTCTATACCGAAGGAATAGTCGGGGAGCCGATGCATATAAATCCCATACTGACACAGGCAACGGAAGTGGATGCGGATATGGTGCAGTTGGTATATAGCAGCCTTTTTTCCTATGACGATACAGGGAAACTTCGTCCGAGTCTTGCGGAAGGATATGAGCTCCTCGAGGACGGGAAGAAATATGTGGTGAAGCTTCACTCGGGAGTGAAATGGCATGATGGGCAGGATCTCACGGCGGATGACGTACTCTTTACCTTTCGGACGATTCAAGACCCGTCCTATCGGAGTCCGCTTCGCGCCAATTGGCAAGGTGTTGAGGTGTCAAAGGATGATGATTTGACGGTAGTTTTTTCTCTCAAAAAAGCGTACTTCGATTTTTTGGAAAATCTGACGGTCGGTATTGTGCCGAAACATGTTTGGGATGGTATCGCTCCAGAGAAATTTTCACTTACCGATGTCAATTTGAACCCGATTGGTTCGGGACCATTTCGCGTCGAGGGCTTCAAGAAAGACTCGAATGGCACGATTCTTTCGTATGAACTCCGCGCATTCCCGCAGTATTTCGAAGGCGTCCCGTTTCTTCAGAAAATCGTGTTGTACTTTTATGGAAGTGAAGAAGATTTGCTTTCGGCGTATCGTCGTCGAGAGATACTTGCGATGAGCAATGTGACGCCCGCGACGTTTCCGGAGGACTTGAAAGAGCAAAAGGATACGGTCGTTCGTGATATTGTTCAGCCTCGAGTTTTCGCGGTCTTTCTCAATGAAAAGAAAAACGCAGCGCTTGCGGAGGAGCCAGTGCGACGCGCGCTTGCGCTCGCAACAGATCGGGAAGCACTTGTTCGAGATGTGCTCGATGGACATGGGGAGGCGGCTTATTCACTGTTTTCTCCGGGTGCTGAAGCCTATTCTTCTGCCGGTGAAGCATCCGCATACAATCCGGACGAGGCAATGAAGGTGCTTGAAGATGCTGGATGGAAGTTGAATGCTGATGGTGTGCGAGAGAAGGGTGGCGTACGCTTGGAGTTTGATATTGCGACGCCGAACTGGGAAGAGCTTGTCAAAACGGCACATATGGTAGAGAATGAGTGGAATGAGATTGGTGCTCACGTGACGGTTACGGTGTTGGAGAATGTCTCTGATGCCCAACGGACGATTCGGTCTCGGGAATACGCTGCGCTTCTCTACGGACTCGCTACGACCTTTGAGCCGGATCCCTATTCATTTTGGCATTCGAGCCAGACGGGTGAACTCGAACACAACTTCGCACTATTTTCGGACAAGCGTGCCGACGAGCTACTCTCCAGTGTACGTGAAGAGCTTAATGCAGACACTCGCTCCGGAATGTATCGTGAATTTCAGGAGATTCTGGCAACAAGAATGCCAGCAGTGTTTCTCTATTCGCCGCGATATGTGTATGTACAGCGTAAGAGTGTTCACGGGTTCTACGCTCAGGCAATCAATACGCCAGCATCTCGATTTCAGGATGCTGCTCACTGGTATATGAGTACAAAGCGAGTGAGAAAATAGCGATGATTTGAATGGTGTAGCTTGTTGCCTGTGTTTTGTTTGATTGGCAGTCAGAGGTTTCTTCCGGTTTTTTTTGAATGATATTTAAACGCGTAAGTCTTCGGAGAGAAAAAATAAACGTATGACAGAAATAACACAGAATGCCGATCCGTCTCATTTCCGAAAGATGCTTCTTGAAGCGCCTGGGCAGTTTCGTGTTGGGCTCGATCTTGGGAAGTCAGTCTCTATATCGGGGAACTATACGTCGATAGAAATTTCCGGTATGGGAGGCTCGGCATTGCCGGGGAATCTCCTTCGCGTCTATTTGGCGGAACATTTTCGCCAGTTTGATGGGAAACACCCGATTGCCATTTATCAAAATCGTTTTTATGGACTTCCACATGAAGCATACCAGGAAGGGTGTCTGAATTTCATCTGTTCCTACTCTGGCAATACCGAGGAAACCGTTGCGGCGTTTGAGGAAGCGATTGAAAATAAACTTCCATCTATTGGCATATCGGCAGGAGGCACAATAGAGGAACTGTGTCAGAAGTATGGCATTCCACATATCAAGTTGCCAATTCCTTTTGAGAATTTCCAGCCACGTGTCGGAACAGGATATTTCTTTGGAGCGATATTTGGAGTTTTGGCACAGCTTGGAATGGTGATGGATACCTGTGATGATATTGCGAAAGAGGCAGAATCGCTTTCTCTTGAAATGGCTCATCTTGAAGAGCAGGGAAAGCGTCTTGCGGAGAAGATAGCTGGCAAGACTCCGGTTGTGTATTCGGATACGCGATACAAATCTGTCGCTATGATCTGGAAGATAAAGATGAATGAAAATGCAAAGACTCCGGCATTTTGGAATTTTTTCCCCGAACTCAATCACAATGAAATGGTTGGCTTCACGAATCCTCAGGGGAAGTTCTTTCTCATCATGTTGCTCGATAGCGAGGGGAGTCCGCAGATGCGGAAGCGGTTTGAGGTGACAGCGCAGATTCTTGAGAATCGCGGCATCTCATCGGAAACAGTGGATATGGGTGAGGGAAGCGTCTTTACAAAAATGTTTCGCATGATTTTTCTTGGCGATTGGGCGTCGTATCATCTCGCGCTTCGCTATGGTGTTGATCCAACACCAGTTGATATGGTGGAGGAACTCAAAAAATTGCTCGTATAACTTTGGAAAGTACGCGTGTTTGAATTGAAATGAGAGATTTTTGCAAGACTGCTTTTGAAGAAGCTGTCTTGTGAGTGGAAAAAATTCGGGGGATATGGCGGAATTGGTAGACGCGCTGGCTTCAGGAGCCAGTCTTCGCAAGAAGGTGAGAGTTCGAGTCTCTCTATCCCCACACCGATGGCAATTCTTTGTGTCGAAACG
Proteins encoded:
- the rodA gene encoding rod shape-determining protein RodA, yielding MLRRFFQGDWVLLSAAYLLLGVGLLTIYSLSGGFPQQNIFVRQMIFAALGTIALVSFPLFDYRHLSKLSTPLYFLTGGILTFVLIFGSTIRGTSGWIQFFGFQFQPVEFSKIVLIIFLASFISQKRSELGDFVRLFASFVLTSILIFLVLKQPDLGSALVLAGIWFFMVIVSGIRRQHLLILGTFFVVVISVGWFFLAPYQKDRISTFLHPDQDRQGSGYNVFQALVAVGSGGVSGKGLGHGSQSQFQFLPERHTDFIYAVVSEELGFIGAALVLFLFGVLLFRIVGAALLARDNFGYLLGMGIASMIFIQTTVNIGMNIGVLPVTGIPLPLMSYGGSSLISVFLGIAIVQNIVSRRKEYESHEWSGM
- the secG gene encoding preprotein translocase subunit SecG, whose protein sequence is MRVLVIVQVIVALLLIVSILLQSRGDGMSISASGGNYYAKRGFEKFLLYASAGLAFLFVFLAGLNAYLTQKF
- a CDS encoding bifunctional phosphoglucose/phosphomannose isomerase, with product MTEITQNADPSHFRKMLLEAPGQFRVGLDLGKSVSISGNYTSIEISGMGGSALPGNLLRVYLAEHFRQFDGKHPIAIYQNRFYGLPHEAYQEGCLNFICSYSGNTEETVAAFEEAIENKLPSIGISAGGTIEELCQKYGIPHIKLPIPFENFQPRVGTGYFFGAIFGVLAQLGMVMDTCDDIAKEAESLSLEMAHLEEQGKRLAEKIAGKTPVVYSDTRYKSVAMIWKIKMNENAKTPAFWNFFPELNHNEMVGFTNPQGKFFLIMLLDSEGSPQMRKRFEVTAQILENRGISSETVDMGEGSVFTKMFRMIFLGDWASYHLALRYGVDPTPVDMVEELKKLLV